One segment of Theobroma cacao cultivar B97-61/B2 chromosome 9, Criollo_cocoa_genome_V2, whole genome shotgun sequence DNA contains the following:
- the LOC18588941 gene encoding photosynthetic NDH subunit of subcomplex B 3, chloroplastic: MASLNLTSITPQPTGFSWNNNSYRNPTIFIPRKRHFSVTLATSSPETNSPTTTEKPEIELEFIGPNPGSDGSYPVDKAKAISGEKLLRNIMLDNKIELYAAYGKVMNCGGGGSCGTCIVEIVDGKDLLNERTNTELRYLKKKPESWRLACQTIVGNKENSGKVVVQRLPQWKNA, from the exons atggcTTCCCTGAACTTAACTAGCATAACGCCCCAACCAACAGGATTTTCATGGAACAACAACAGTTACAGGAACCCAACTATCTTTATTCCCAGGAAGAGACATTTTTCTGTTACATTGGCCACGAGTTCTCCTGAAACCAATTCACCAACTACAACAGAAAAGCCTGAAATCGAGCTGGAATTTATTGGG CCGAATCCAGGAAGTGATGGGTCGTATCCAGTGGATAAAGCTAAAGCAATAAGTGGAGAAAAGTTGCTCAGAAACATCATGTTGGATAACAAGATTGAGCTCTATGCTGCTTAT GGGAAAGTGATGAACTGTGGAGGTGGTGGAAGCTGTGGAACTTGCATTGTAGAG ATTGTTGACGGGAAAGATCTTTTGAATGAAAGAACCAATACAGAACTTCGGTATCTCAAGAAG AAACCAGAATCTTGGAGGCTTGCTTGTCAAACTATTGTGGGAAATAAGGAGAATTCCGGAAAG
- the LOC18588942 gene encoding pentatricopeptide repeat-containing protein At5g11310, mitochondrial has protein sequence MNALFFQRQHRFLLLNICHFQKLFFSDQSWLSKKRNPLIKWPPPSSSPCNQPHPIPNRTFSQSNFSIISNLLKNSTITSGSSLESALDQTEIDPDPGLLQAIFECFDSSPKLLHHLFLWAEKKPGFKSSATLFDSMVNVLGKARGFEDAWSLVLDRIGDGMEGSTLVSVNTFVILIRRYARAGMPQPAIRTFEFAKSLEQICNSDEETNLFEIMLDSLCKEGHVRVVSEYLTRKRETDLGWVPSIKVYNILLNGWFRSRKLKHAERLWLDMKKEGVLPSVVTYGTLVEGYCTMRRVERAIQLVDEMKGVGIEPNAKVYNPIIDALGEAGRLKEALGMMERVFLCESGPNISMYSSLVKGYCKARDLVGASKILKMMISRGFIPTPTTYNYFFRYFSQFRKIEEAMNLYTKMIESGHTLDRLTYHLLLKMLFEEERLDLAVQISKEMRARGYDRDLATSTMLIHLLCKMHRFEDAFGEFEDMIRRGMAPQYLTFQRMNDELKKRGMTDMASKLCDMMSSVRSSKKLPNTYGGDEDSSRARRTSIMRKAEAMSDMLKTCKDPREFVKHRTLSENAVSSAGRLIEIIKEGATETSMNS, from the exons ATGAACGCTCTCTTCTTCCAGCGGCAACACCGTTTTCTTCTTCTGAATATTTGTCACTTCCAAAAGCTCTTCTTCTCTGATCAATCATGGCTTTCCAAAAAACGCAACCCTCTAATCAAGTGGCCACCGCCTTCTTCCTCTCCCTGCAACCAACCTCACCCAATTCCCAATCGTACTTTCTCGCAAAGCAATTTCTCCATCATCTCCAATCTCCTCAAAAACTCAACCATTACCTCCGGGTCGTCTCTCGAGTCCGCCCTGGACCAAACAGAGATCGACCCAGATCCCGGCCTGCTCCAAGCAATATTCGAATGCTTTGATTCTTCTCCAAAGTTGTTGCATCATTTGTTTCTCTGGGCTGAAAAGAAACCTGGGTTTAAATCATCTGCCACGCTGTTTGACTCGATGGTCAATGTTCTTGGTAAAGCTAGGGGGTTTGAGGACGCGTGGAGTTTGGTTCTTGATCGGATTGGCGATGGAATGGAGGGTTCCACTTTGGTTTCTGTTAATACTTTTGTGATTTTGATTAGACGCTATGCTCGCGCAG GTATGCCTCAGCCTGCTATTCGTACATTTGAATTTGCAAAGAGTTTAGAACAAATTTGTAATTCTGATGAGGAAACAAACCTATTTGAAATAATGTTGGATTCTCTTTGTAAAGAAGGGCATGTTAGGGTGGTATCGGAATACCTCACTAGAAAAAGGGAAACAGATCTTGGTTGGGTTCCATCAATCAAGGTTTATAACATACTATTAAATGGATGGTTTCGGTCAAGGAAGCTCAAACATGCAGAGAGACTTTGGTTGGATATGAAGAAGGAGGGTGTCTTACCTAGTGTTGTAACATATGGTACCCTTGTAGAAGGATACTGTACAATGCGTCGTGTTGAAAGGGCAATTCAATTGGTGGATGAAATGAAAGGAGTAGGAATTGAGCCAAATGCGAAAGTATATAATCCGATTATTGATGCACTTGGGGAAGCAGGTAGGTTAAAGGAGGCATTGGGGATGATGGAACGGGTTTTTTTGTGTGAATCAGGCCCCAATATTTCTATGTATAGTTCTTTAGTGAAAGGTTATTGCAAGGCCAGAGATCTAGTAGGGGCTAGTAAAATACTTAAGATGATGATTAGCAGGGGTTTCATCCCAACCCCTACAACCTACAATTATTTCTTTAGGTACTTTTCGCAATTCAGGAAAATTGAGGAAGCAATGAATCTTTATACAAAGATGATTGAGTCTGGTCACACTCTAGATCGGCTTACTTACCATCTTTTGTTGAAGATGTTGTTTGAGGAGGAGAGGTTGGACTTGGCAGTTCAAATCAGCAAAGAAATGAGAGCAAGGGGATACGATAGGGACTTGGCTACTAGCACCATGCTGATTCATTTGCTTTGTAAAATGCATAGGTTTGAAGATGCTTTTGGAGAGTTTGAGGACATGATACGGAGGGGTATGGCTCCACAATACCTTACTTTCCAGAGAATGAATGATGAGTTAAAGAAAAGGGGAATGACTGACATGGCAAGTAAACTATGTGATATGATGAGTTCTGTCCGTTCTTCCAAAAAATTGCCCAATACATATGGTGGAGATGAGGACTCATCACGAGCAAGGAGGACATCCATCATGCGAAAAGCTGAAGCGATGTCTGATATGCTAAAGACATGTAAGGATCCAAGAGAATTTGTTAAGCATAGAACTTTATCTGAAAATGCTGTGTCAAGTGCAGGCCGGTTGATTGAGATTATCAAGGAAGGAGCTACAGAGACAAGTATGAATAGTTAA